One window of Vitis riparia cultivar Riparia Gloire de Montpellier isolate 1030 chromosome 5, EGFV_Vit.rip_1.0, whole genome shotgun sequence genomic DNA carries:
- the LOC117914623 gene encoding selenoprotein F: MAGKMYGTLLSWMWMWMWMWMCFLVVVPLASSSREVLSSKECENLGFSGLALCSDCNTFAEYVKDQVLVSDCLKCCTEDSDDSMSKITYSGAILEVCMRKLVFYPEVVGFIEEEKDKFPSVKVQYLFNSPPKLIMLDDDGQHKETIRIDNWKREHILQFLREKVKPASSAI, translated from the exons ATGGCGGGGAAGATGTACGGAACCTTGTTGTCGTGGATGTGGATGTGGATGTGGATGTGGATGTGTTTTCTGGTAGTGGTACCATTGGCGTCATCATCAAGAGAAGTTTTGAGTTCCAAGGAATGCGAGAATCTGGGGTTTTCTGGTCTCGCTCTCTGCTCCGACTGCAATACCTTCGCCGAGTATGTCAAAGACCAAG TGTTAGTATCTGATTGTTTGAAGTGTTGCACAGAGGATTCTGATGATTCCATGAGCAAG ATTACCTATTCCGGTGCAATACTGGAGGTGTGCATGAGGAAACTGGTTTTCTATCCCGAAGTTGTTGGTTTTATTGAAGAAGAGAAGGATAAATTCCCTTCTGTCAAAGTCCAGTACCTATTCAATTCTCCCCCAAAATTGATCATGTTGGATGATGATGGCCAACACAAGGAAACCATAAG GATTGACAATTGGAAACGTGAACATATACTGCAATTCCTGAGAGAGAAGGTCAAGCCTGCTTCATCAGCAATCTAA
- the LOC117914058 gene encoding uncharacterized protein LOC117914058 encodes MVDDFMVCVDRIIASACFESVNGGGGGVRGEGSENVCAITNSGGAGGGGEGSSKKEGGMVKGGGVVVECRICQEEDEEHAMEAPCACNGTLKFAHRKCIQRWCNKKGDTTCEICNQVFSPNYSLPPGRSNPDVMAIDIRQAWGPHIDLRDPHFLALAAAERQLLQSEYEDYAVANTGSIACLRSVALILLIVLLIRQALMVTRDSGMVQESSIFFNFQISLLQFAGFLLPCYVMARSWYIIQCRRRRQG; translated from the exons ATGGTGGATGACTTCATGGTGTGTGTGGATAGGATCATAGCATCAGCATGCTTTGAATCAGTGAATGGAGGAGGTGGAGGAGTGAGAGGTGAAGGGAGTGAGAATGTGTGTGCTATTACTAACAGTGGAGGAgcaggaggaggaggagagggGTCTTCAAAGAAGGAGGGAGGGATGGTCAAAGGTGGTGGGGTTGTGGTTGAGTGTAGGATATGccaggaagaagatgaagagcaTGCAATGGAGGCCCCTTGTGCCTGCAATGGCACTCTCAAG TTTGCTCATAGGAAGTGCATTCAGAGATGGTGCAACAAGAAAGGTGACACCACCTGTGAAATCTGCAATCAG GTATTTTCACCGAATTATTCTCTTCCACCAGGCAGAAGCAATCCTGATGTAATGGCGATTGATATCAG ACAAGCATGGGGGCCCCATATTGATCTCCGGGATCCTCATTTTCTAGCGCTAGCTGCTGCTGAACGTCAGCTACTGCAGTCAGAATACGAAGACTATGCTGTTGCAAACACTGGTAGCATTGCCTGCCTCCGGTCCGTTGCTCTCATT TTGTTGATAGTTTTGCTTATACGGCAAGCTCTGATGGTCACAAGAGACTCTGGGATGGTTCAGGAATCATCGATATTCTTCAAT TTTCAGATATCGCTGCTTCAATTTGCTGGTTTTCTTCTCCCATGCTACGTGATGGCCCGATCATGGTACATTATACAGTGTCGAAGGAGGCGGCAG GGTTAA
- the LOC117914624 gene encoding transcription factor bHLH153 — protein MAEHKRSPISVDQGGLTSLAPKRQKPDLTISTKERKEKVGERIAALQQLVSPFGKTDTASVLLEAMEYIRFLQEQVKVLSAPYLQSTTTAKMQELERYSLRSRGLCLVPISYTVGVARSNGADIWAPIKTDSSPKF, from the exons ATGGCAGAGCATAAACGGAGCCCCATCTCCGTCGACCAAGGTGGTCTCACTTCTCTTGCGCCGAAACGACAAAAGCCCGATTTAACCATTTCCACCAAG GAAAGGAAAGAGAAGGTTGGCGAGCGCATTGCAGCTCTGCAACAGCTTGTTTCACCCTTTGGAAAG ACAGATACAGCTTCGGTTCTTCTAGAGGCGATGGAGTACATAAGATTCCTTCAGGAGCAAGTTAAG GTGTTGAGCGCTCCATACCTTCAGAGTACAACAACAGCTAAGATGCAG gaGTTAGAGCGATACAGTTTAAGGAGCAGAGGTTTATGTCTTGTACCGATTTCGTACACTGTTGGGGTGGCTCGAAGCAACGGTGCAGATATCTGGGCACCCATCAAGACCGATTCCTCCCCCAAGTTCTAG